One Campylobacter concisus DNA window includes the following coding sequences:
- a CDS encoding polyphenol oxidase family protein, giving the protein MRENLEIVFDKNGVLAGFTNRFGGVSEGAYESLNLADHVGDDPLMVAQNRKILATALGIMPVNLKFMSQIHSNKVEILQDFNDDLPPCDGVITSLKGVALCVLVADCAPVLIIDEHLGVVAAVHAGRAGVTSKICTNAVGLMTSEFGCRANNLRVFIGANIKVQNYEVGKLDLGEFNRYKKDGKFDINAALLDEFAKLGVEQISLDPRCTFETDELFSYRKQSRTGRFCGFVMNRATSINTKK; this is encoded by the coding sequence ATGCGTGAAAATTTAGAGATAGTCTTTGATAAAAATGGCGTATTAGCTGGCTTTACAAATAGATTTGGCGGTGTGAGTGAGGGTGCTTATGAGAGCTTAAATTTAGCAGATCATGTTGGCGATGATCCGCTAATGGTCGCACAAAATCGTAAAATTTTAGCAACAGCACTTGGCATTATGCCTGTTAATTTAAAATTTATGAGCCAAATCCACTCAAATAAAGTGGAAATTTTGCAAGATTTTAACGACGATCTACCTCCATGCGATGGTGTGATAACATCACTAAAAGGCGTAGCACTTTGCGTCTTAGTCGCAGACTGCGCACCTGTTTTGATAATAGATGAACATCTTGGCGTAGTCGCAGCTGTGCATGCGGGACGCGCAGGTGTTACTAGTAAAATTTGCACAAATGCAGTGGGGCTAATGACGAGTGAATTTGGTTGTCGTGCGAATAATTTACGCGTATTTATAGGCGCAAATATCAAAGTGCAAAACTACGAAGTAGGCAAGCTAGATCTTGGTGAATTTAACCGATACAAAAAAGATGGAAAATTTGATATAAACGCAGCTTTATTAGACGAATTTGCTAAGCTCGGGGTAGAGCAAATATCGCTAGATCCTCGTTGTACTTTTGAGACGGATGAATTATTCTCATACCGCAAACAGAGTAGGACCGGGCGTTTTTGTGGGTTTGTGATGAATAGAGCCACATCGATAAATACTAAAAAATAA
- a CDS encoding riboflavin synthase → MFNGLIREIAQVVSYSQNILRLKANFRPNLGDSIAVNGACLSVIKLHEDGFSVELSAESRANIAVENLKERVHIEPAMKLGDRVDGHLMQGHIDFIGKISNIKKNENGVDFYIDLPRDAMSLMSNKGSVGVEGVSLTINEILPKGIRLTIIPITFRDSLFGTFKVGRRVNIESDLLARYVARQLFCKQDSGLSWDDVERISSLY, encoded by the coding sequence ATGTTTAATGGCTTGATTCGTGAGATCGCACAGGTTGTTAGTTATTCACAAAATATTTTAAGGCTAAAGGCAAATTTTCGTCCAAATTTAGGCGATAGCATTGCCGTAAATGGTGCTTGCTTGAGTGTGATAAAACTACATGAAGATGGCTTTAGTGTGGAGCTAAGCGCAGAGAGTAGGGCAAATATCGCGGTTGAAAATTTAAAAGAAAGAGTGCATATCGAGCCAGCGATGAAGCTAGGAGACCGAGTAGATGGACATTTGATGCAAGGGCATATCGATTTTATCGGTAAAATTTCAAATATCAAAAAGAATGAGAATGGGGTTGATTTTTATATCGACTTGCCGCGCGATGCTATGAGTTTGATGTCAAATAAAGGCTCGGTGGGTGTTGAGGGCGTGAGTCTAACCATAAATGAAATTTTGCCAAAGGGTATAAGGCTCACAATCATACCAATCACTTTTAGAGATAGTCTTTTTGGCACTTTCAAGGTCGGCAGGCGCGTAAATATCGAAAGCGATCTTTTGGCTCGCTACGTAGCTAGGCAGCTTTTTTGCAAACAAGATAGTGGCCTTAGCTGGGATGATGTTGAGCGAATTTCTAGCCTTTATTAG
- a CDS encoding YwqG family protein, whose protein sequence is MLVKEENMDIAKISKGCKERGLDELFKLLSPLARNAIRIDTQAKNDDDIAVGASKFGGLPDLPDSLSWPSNENGALSFVAQINFAEASKFDIDSLLPKSGMLYLFYDRNLRVWGYDPVDKNGFAVIFSDVNDGPLSCRRAESLEGENSAFNARLLSFENEINLPNLQSSIVPFSKISEAEWEAYHEVIEPSWQSKENKLLGHSDNVQDGMELECELVTNGLSCGDSSAYHHPRIAEFEKNVAQWQLLLQIDSDDEGDMDWDGEGRIYLWIKRDDLVARDFSKTWLVLQTS, encoded by the coding sequence ATGCTTGTTAAAGAGGAAAATATGGATATTGCAAAAATTTCTAAAGGTTGTAAAGAACGTGGCCTGGATGAACTTTTTAAACTTTTATCGCCACTAGCAAGAAATGCCATAAGGATAGATACGCAAGCTAAAAATGACGATGATATCGCCGTTGGAGCGTCTAAATTTGGTGGCTTGCCAGATCTGCCAGATAGTTTATCATGGCCTTCAAATGAAAATGGTGCTTTGAGTTTTGTGGCACAGATAAATTTTGCTGAAGCTAGCAAATTTGACATTGACTCACTACTGCCAAAAAGCGGAATGCTCTATCTCTTTTATGATAGAAATTTGCGTGTTTGGGGCTATGATCCTGTCGATAAAAATGGCTTTGCAGTGATCTTTTCTGATGTAAATGATGGGCCACTTTCTTGCAGGAGAGCGGAGAGTTTAGAGGGAGAAAATTCTGCATTTAACGCACGCTTGCTTAGCTTTGAAAATGAGATAAATTTGCCAAATTTACAAAGCTCGATTGTGCCATTTAGCAAAATTAGTGAGGCTGAGTGGGAGGCCTATCACGAGGTTATTGAGCCAAGCTGGCAGTCTAAAGAAAATAAGCTCCTTGGGCACTCCGATAATGTCCAAGATGGTATGGAGCTAGAGTGTGAGCTAGTTACAAATGGGCTTAGTTGCGGTGATAGTAGTGCTTATCACCACCCAAGAATAGCAGAATTTGAGAAAAATGTTGCCCAGTGGCAACTACTTTTACAGATAGATAGTGATGATGAGGGCGATATGGACTGGGACGGAGAGGGCAGAATTTATCTGTGGATAAAGAGGGATGATCTGGTAGCACGCGATTTTAGCAAGACGTGGCTAGTTTTGCAGACAAGCTAA
- a CDS encoding CbrC family protein, with protein sequence MENCDDICAKYVLVDVYQLLSMRKSAYDLLLKIHDKSDKKQLKALGYLVQFIDENDKWALPRPKSRGQILAQKDKATTLPKFIYHPNPLRTGAFKDDMNIVCECCGKDTEVYYNGSIYCEQDISYLCPTCISSGKAAKKFDATFVQDADKLTTSDTKKNDELFRRTPGYESWQGEHWIVCCDDYCEFLGDVGTKELEEMGIADEVFEDYAKRAKYDDKMLREHLVKAGDIAGYLFRCLHCKKYHIYVDAC encoded by the coding sequence TTGGAAAATTGTGATGACATTTGCGCAAAGTATGTTTTGGTTGATGTTTATCAGCTTTTATCTATGAGAAAGAGTGCTTACGACCTACTTTTAAAGATACATGACAAAAGTGATAAAAAACAGCTAAAGGCACTTGGCTATCTAGTGCAATTCATTGACGAAAATGATAAATGGGCACTGCCTCGCCCAAAAAGTAGAGGTCAAATTTTGGCTCAAAAAGACAAAGCCACCACGCTGCCAAAATTTATCTACCATCCTAATCCTTTAAGAACCGGTGCATTTAAAGATGATATGAACATAGTGTGTGAGTGTTGTGGCAAAGATACTGAAGTCTATTATAACGGTAGCATTTATTGCGAGCAAGATATTTCGTATCTTTGTCCTACTTGTATTTCTAGCGGTAAGGCTGCCAAGAAATTTGACGCTACATTTGTACAAGATGCTGACAAACTAACTACAAGTGATACTAAAAAGAATGACGAACTTTTTAGAAGAACCCCTGGCTACGAGAGCTGGCAGGGTGAGCATTGGATAGTTTGTTGTGATGATTATTGCGAATTTTTAGGCGACGTTGGCACAAAAGAGCTCGAAGAAATGGGCATAGCAGACGAGGTTTTTGAGGACTACGCAAAAAGAGCCAAATATGACGATAAAATGCTACGCGAACATCTTGTTAAAGCTGGCGATATTGCTGGATATTTGTTTCGTTGTTTGCATTGTAAGAAGTATCATATATACGTTGATGCTTGTTAA
- the accA gene encoding acetyl-CoA carboxylase carboxyl transferase subunit alpha — translation MSNYLDFEKSIKQIDEDIANAKIRGDEHAVEILNKNLSKEISKVYKNLNEYQRLQLARHPDRPYAIDYINSFLVDGYEIHGDRAFRDDPAIVCYIGYIGGKKAVVIGEQKGRGTKNKLKRNFGMPHPEGYRKALRVAKMAEKFNLPILFLIDTPGAYPGVGAEERGQSEAIARNLFEFANLKTPIIAVVIGEGGSGGALAIGVADRLAMMKNSVFSVISPEGCAAILWNDPAKQEQATKSMKITADDLKNLSLIDDVINEPINGAHRDKEGAAKALANYFISELAELEKLDINDLVAKRIEKILSIGAFEE, via the coding sequence ATGTCAAATTATTTAGATTTTGAAAAGAGCATAAAGCAGATTGATGAAGATATAGCAAATGCTAAGATCAGAGGCGATGAACATGCTGTTGAAATTTTAAATAAGAACCTATCTAAAGAGATATCAAAAGTATATAAAAATTTAAACGAATATCAACGTTTACAACTTGCTCGTCACCCAGATAGGCCATACGCTATTGATTATATAAATTCATTTTTAGTTGATGGCTATGAGATCCATGGCGACAGGGCATTTCGCGACGACCCAGCAATAGTCTGCTACATCGGTTATATTGGAGGCAAAAAGGCTGTCGTTATAGGTGAGCAAAAGGGCCGTGGCACTAAAAATAAACTAAAAAGAAATTTTGGTATGCCTCACCCTGAGGGTTATCGAAAGGCTCTTAGAGTTGCAAAAATGGCTGAAAAATTTAATCTACCCATTTTATTTCTCATAGACACTCCAGGCGCATATCCAGGTGTTGGAGCTGAAGAGCGAGGACAAAGTGAAGCTATAGCTAGAAATTTATTCGAGTTTGCAAATTTAAAAACTCCAATAATTGCTGTTGTTATCGGCGAAGGTGGAAGTGGCGGTGCTTTAGCTATTGGTGTGGCTGATAGACTTGCCATGATGAAAAATTCTGTGTTTTCAGTTATATCACCAGAAGGCTGTGCAGCGATACTTTGGAATGACCCAGCTAAGCAAGAGCAAGCTACAAAATCTATGAAGATAACGGCTGATGACTTAAAAAATTTATCACTTATAGATGACGTGATAAACGAGCCGATAAATGGAGCTCATAGAGACAAAGAAGGTGCTGCAAAAGCACTTGCAAATTATTTTATCTCAGAGCTAGCTGAGCTTGAAAAGCTTGATATAAATGATCTTGTAGCAAAAAGAATAGAAAAAATTCTCTCTATCGGAGCATTTGAAGAATAA
- a CDS encoding beta-ketoacyl-ACP synthase II, with product MKRVVVTGIGMINALGLDKESSFKAICEGKTGVKEITSFDVSEFPVKIAAEITDFDPNSILDGKEVKKVDRFIQLGIKASNEAMADANFKEFDAHKFGVSSAAGIGGLPNIEKNSITYFEKGVKRISPFFIPSALVNMLGGIVSINHGLKGPNLSSVTACAASTHAISQAAKCIMIGQATNMLVIGAESTICGVGIGGFAAMKALSTRNDEPSKASRPFDANRDGFVMGEGAGALVLEEYESAVARGAKIYAEVVGFGESGDAHHITSPTLEGPLSAMKQALDMAKGVKIDYVNAHGTSTPVNDKNETAALKAVFGDKCPPVSSTKGQTGHCLGGAGAIEAVISIMAMRDGIIPPTINYETPDPECDLDYVPNKARKADIKAVMSNSFGFGGTNGVVIFKKLD from the coding sequence TTGAAACGAGTCGTTGTAACTGGTATAGGCATGATAAACGCACTTGGTCTTGATAAAGAGAGCTCTTTTAAGGCAATTTGCGAGGGTAAAACAGGTGTGAAAGAGATCACGAGCTTTGATGTAAGCGAATTCCCTGTTAAAATTGCTGCCGAGATAACTGATTTTGATCCAAATAGCATTTTAGACGGCAAAGAGGTGAAAAAAGTAGATCGTTTCATACAGCTTGGCATAAAAGCATCTAACGAAGCTATGGCTGATGCGAATTTTAAGGAGTTTGACGCTCACAAATTTGGCGTTAGTTCAGCAGCTGGCATAGGTGGTTTGCCAAATATTGAGAAAAACTCAATCACATATTTTGAAAAAGGTGTAAAGAGAATTTCGCCATTTTTTATTCCATCGGCACTTGTAAATATGCTAGGTGGCATAGTTTCAATAAATCACGGACTAAAAGGTCCAAATTTATCAAGCGTAACAGCTTGTGCGGCAAGCACTCATGCGATATCACAAGCTGCAAAATGCATAATGATCGGTCAAGCAACAAATATGCTAGTTATCGGTGCTGAATCAACTATCTGTGGCGTTGGCATAGGCGGTTTTGCAGCAATGAAAGCACTCTCAACTAGAAACGATGAACCAAGTAAGGCATCAAGGCCATTTGATGCAAACCGCGATGGCTTTGTAATGGGCGAGGGCGCTGGCGCACTTGTGCTTGAAGAGTATGAGTCAGCTGTTGCAAGAGGCGCTAAAATTTACGCTGAAGTAGTTGGATTTGGTGAGAGCGGAGATGCACATCACATCACATCACCAACACTTGAAGGTCCATTAAGTGCGATGAAACAAGCACTTGATATGGCAAAAGGCGTAAAAATAGACTATGTCAATGCGCATGGTACTTCAACGCCAGTAAATGATAAAAATGAGACAGCTGCGCTAAAGGCTGTTTTTGGTGATAAGTGCCCACCAGTTAGCTCAACCAAAGGTCAAACTGGACACTGCTTAGGTGGTGCTGGTGCGATCGAAGCTGTCATATCTATAATGGCAATGAGAGATGGCATCATCCCTCCAACAATAAACTACGAAACGCCAGATCCAGAGTGCGATCTAGACTACGTTCCAAATAAAGCTAGAAAAGCTGATATAAAAGCTGTTATGAGCAACTCATTTGGCTTTGGCGGAACAAACGGCGTCGTGATATTTAAAAAGTTGGATTAA
- the acpP gene encoding acyl carrier protein, which translates to MAVFEDVRDVVVEQLSVDPQAVKLESKIIEDLGADSLDVVELVMALEEKFEVEIPDSEAEKLISIQDVVNYIEKLGK; encoded by the coding sequence ATGGCAGTATTTGAAGACGTAAGAGACGTAGTTGTAGAGCAACTAAGTGTAGATCCACAAGCAGTAAAATTAGAGTCTAAAATCATTGAGGATTTAGGCGCTGATTCACTTGATGTTGTAGAGCTAGTTATGGCTTTAGAAGAGAAATTTGAAGTAGAAATTCCTGATAGCGAAGCAGAGAAATTAATAAGCATTCAAGACGTTGTAAATTATATAGAAAAACTAGGCAAATAA
- the fabG gene encoding 3-oxoacyl-ACP reductase FabG, protein MKFSGKNVLITGASRGIGAQIAKTLANMGLKVWINYRSKPEIADALQAEIEQNGGKAAVIKFDATDEDEFIKGINLIVDSDGELSYLVNNAGITNDKLALRMKTSEFTDVINANLTSAFIGCREALKVMSKKRFGAVVNVASIVGEMGNAGQVNYSASKGGLIAMSKSFAKEGASRNIRFNSVTPGFIETDMTHGLSDEVKKTYSDNIPLKRFGSASEVAEAVAFLLSDHASYVTGETLKINGGLYM, encoded by the coding sequence ATGAAATTTAGCGGAAAAAACGTGCTAATAACAGGTGCAAGCAGAGGTATCGGTGCACAGATTGCAAAAACGCTTGCAAATATGGGCTTAAAAGTGTGGATAAACTACCGCTCAAAGCCTGAGATAGCAGACGCTTTGCAGGCTGAGATCGAGCAAAATGGCGGCAAGGCTGCTGTGATAAAATTTGACGCGACAGACGAAGATGAGTTTATAAAAGGTATAAATTTGATAGTTGATAGCGACGGCGAGCTAAGCTATCTTGTAAATAACGCTGGCATCACAAACGACAAGCTAGCACTTCGCATGAAAACTAGCGAATTTACAGATGTAATAAATGCAAATTTAACCTCAGCTTTCATAGGATGTAGAGAGGCTTTAAAGGTGATGAGCAAAAAGCGCTTTGGAGCGGTCGTAAACGTCGCATCTATCGTTGGTGAGATGGGAAATGCAGGGCAGGTGAATTATTCAGCCAGTAAGGGTGGACTAATCGCTATGAGTAAGAGCTTTGCAAAAGAGGGTGCAAGCAGAAATATACGCTTTAATAGCGTAACTCCAGGCTTTATCGAGACTGATATGACGCATGGACTAAGCGATGAGGTGAAAAAAACTTATAGCGATAACATCCCGCTAAAACGTTTCGGTAGTGCTAGCGAGGTGGCTGAGGCAGTAGCATTTTTACTAAGTGATCACGCAAGCTACGTAACTGGAGAGACGCTAAAAATAAACGGTGGACTTTATATGTAA
- a CDS encoding pyridoxamine 5'-phosphate oxidase family protein: MDERIVKFLKKMHLASVCAIDDDGQPYAFSAFYAFDELNFSLLLASSDESSHVKFLKNSKLVAGTVALDTKIVGKIEGVQFQGVMREAKENEIEIYFKRFFYAKAMDPKIWCINLEKLKFTSNVLGFGKKIKWEKSDKI, encoded by the coding sequence ATGGATGAGAGGATAGTTAAATTTCTAAAAAAGATGCATCTTGCAAGTGTCTGCGCCATCGATGATGATGGGCAGCCTTATGCTTTTAGTGCATTTTACGCCTTTGATGAGCTAAATTTTAGCCTTTTGCTAGCTAGCTCTGATGAGAGCTCACATGTTAAATTTTTAAAAAACTCAAAGCTTGTTGCTGGTACGGTCGCTCTTGATACAAAGATTGTTGGCAAGATAGAGGGCGTACAGTTTCAAGGAGTGATGAGGGAGGCTAAAGAAAACGAAATAGAAATTTATTTCAAAAGGTTTTTTTATGCAAAAGCAATGGATCCAAAAATTTGGTGCATAAATCTTGAAAAACTAAAATTTACGAGTAATGTTCTTGGTTTTGGCAAAAAGATAAAGTGGGAAAAAAGCGATAAAATTTAG
- a CDS encoding L-arabinose ABC transporter, whose product MCCFGTRIFLLMLITVLSFGFARLYPVLPVVGYYLILANLLSILMFSLFFKGLLPSFVKVNAIHYFSLIGGFFGAFLTMFAFKKVTKDKFTLIELIIFALWVLIIAVVIFKFQTILDIFRGI is encoded by the coding sequence ATGTGTTGTTTTGGGACTAGGATCTTTTTGCTTATGCTTATCACTGTTTTAAGCTTTGGCTTTGCTAGGCTCTATCCAGTTTTACCAGTCGTTGGCTATTATTTGATACTTGCAAATTTGCTCTCAATTTTGATGTTTTCGCTATTTTTTAAAGGGCTTTTGCCAAGCTTTGTAAAGGTTAATGCGATCCACTATTTTTCGTTAATTGGTGGCTTTTTTGGGGCATTTTTAACAATGTTTGCTTTTAAAAAGGTCACAAAAGATAAATTTACTCTAATAGAGCTTATTATTTTCGCGCTTTGGGTGCTGATAATTGCCGTAGTCATCTTTAAATTTCAAACCATTCTTGACATTTTTAGGGGAATTTAG
- a CDS encoding ATP/GTP-binding protein translates to MQTNFYSQGSYNNMSFSMKTSSGDEISFSMYDNKSLEFSSQKNGTSSQRSLTLTHEYGYEFLYKGNGIDEQDMKEIEEAMKQIRPQVDEFMKNVKEGDKIAGSSQSISDFSNKIKQMLPDAKDLNHKNFINDNMLKMFDELLAQNNANENLLSATKRLFDTLLDESNKVSYYA, encoded by the coding sequence ATGCAAACAAATTTTTACTCTCAAGGAAGCTACAACAACATGAGCTTTTCGATGAAAACTAGCTCAGGCGATGAGATAAGCTTTTCGATGTATGACAACAAAAGCTTGGAGTTTTCAAGCCAGAAAAATGGTACTTCAAGCCAAAGAAGTCTTACTCTCACGCACGAATACGGCTATGAGTTTTTATATAAAGGAAACGGCATAGACGAGCAAGATATGAAAGAGATCGAAGAGGCGATGAAGCAAATTCGCCCACAAGTTGATGAATTTATGAAAAACGTCAAAGAGGGCGACAAGATCGCTGGTAGCAGCCAAAGCATAAGTGATTTTTCAAACAAGATCAAGCAGATGCTGCCTGACGCAAAAGATCTAAATCACAAAAATTTCATAAATGACAATATGTTAAAGATGTTTGACGAACTTCTAGCTCAAAATAATGCGAACGAAAATCTACTAAGTGCTACAAAAAGGCTATTTGATACCTTGCTTGATGAGAGTAACAAAGTATCTTACTATGCTTAA
- a CDS encoding EI24 domain-containing protein — protein MINLLRLGFKDFFTAKFITLSILPLCLSIFSLTWLTIWSGGEIFGLLSDSAKNENFAFLEANSALSFIAIKILSFSATKWIVSILFYILSTFLTIIVSIVIALIVAGFLTPVVAKEINKRHYHYIPKSEASTARVLKVMMVEILKFLGILLVCLPLLLVPFVNFFIINVPFFYIYYKLLLIDVGSNTLDSDKFELALLEGGGIKFIAFTLLFYLISLVPLVGLFFQLYFVIVLSHLFFEREALIKI, from the coding sequence ATGATAAACCTTCTTCGACTTGGCTTTAAAGATTTTTTTACAGCCAAATTTATAACGCTATCCATCTTGCCGCTTTGCCTTAGCATTTTTAGTCTCACGTGGCTTACGATCTGGAGCGGCGGTGAGATATTTGGCCTTTTAAGTGATAGTGCTAAAAATGAAAATTTTGCCTTTTTGGAGGCAAACTCGGCGCTCTCTTTTATTGCTATTAAAATTTTAAGCTTTAGTGCCACAAAGTGGATAGTTAGCATACTTTTTTACATTTTAAGCACCTTTTTAACGATCATTGTTAGCATCGTGATCGCCCTAATCGTAGCTGGCTTTTTAACGCCAGTTGTAGCTAAAGAGATAAACAAAAGGCACTATCACTACATTCCAAAAAGCGAGGCTAGCACGGCTAGAGTGCTAAAAGTGATGATGGTTGAGATCTTGAAATTTCTTGGGATCTTGCTCGTCTGCCTACCACTTTTGCTTGTGCCGTTTGTAAATTTTTTTATTATCAATGTGCCGTTTTTTTATATCTATTACAAACTTTTACTGATAGACGTTGGCTCAAACACTCTTGATAGTGATAAATTTGAGCTAGCACTGCTTGAAGGTGGCGGGATAAAATTTATAGCTTTTACGCTTTTGTTTTATCTCATCTCGCTTGTGCCGCTTGTGGGACTATTTTTTCAGCTTTATTTCGTGATAGTCTTGTCGCACCTCTTTTTTGAGAGAGAGGCGCTTATAAAAATTTAG
- the dut gene encoding dUTPase has translation MNERTIILEMLKMQQSLNDETNGLGWENGYTNKNKLISWRRCIYMECAELIDSFAWKHWKSIDAKTDEQNLRIEVVDIWHFIMSLALQIYKSKQLGDIETLADDICQSSGFGEFCKEPLKIEDESIYEIMNDVEMLIHECSGFDYDIFDILKIYFSMSLKCGVNLYSLYECYIAKNVLNRFRQNNGYKEGSYKKNWNGREDNEVMSEILSNGVSKIGEIYAALEHEYKKVK, from the coding sequence ATGAATGAAAGAACGATTATTTTAGAGATGTTAAAGATGCAGCAAAGTCTAAATGATGAGACAAATGGGCTTGGCTGGGAAAATGGTTATACTAATAAAAATAAATTAATCAGCTGGAGGCGCTGCATATATATGGAGTGTGCTGAGCTGATTGATAGTTTTGCGTGGAAACACTGGAAGAGCATAGATGCTAAGACTGATGAGCAAAATTTACGCATAGAAGTTGTTGATATTTGGCACTTTATAATGAGTCTAGCTTTGCAAATTTATAAATCAAAACAGCTTGGGGATATAGAAACTTTAGCTGATGACATCTGCCAGTCAAGCGGTTTTGGCGAGTTTTGTAAAGAGCCACTAAAGATCGAAGATGAGAGCATTTATGAGATAATGAATGATGTTGAGATGCTTATACATGAGTGCAGCGGGTTTGACTACGATATATTTGATATTTTAAAAATTTACTTCTCTATGTCTTTAAAATGTGGCGTAAATTTATACTCACTTTATGAGTGCTACATCGCTAAAAACGTGCTAAATCGCTTCCGCCAAAATAATGGCTACAAAGAAGGTAGCTATAAGAAAAATTGGAACGGACGCGAAGATAATGAAGTGATGAGTGAAATTTTGTCAAATGGCGTTAGTAAGATAGGTGAAATTTACGCAGCACTTGAGCATGAATATAAAAAGGTGAAATGA